AAGAATTGAGACACTTGCAATCACAAGCCATTCAAACTTTGAGCAATAAAAGTGGCTACCAAATATTGCTAGGGTTTGATTTTACTACATATTACAAATCTAGGTAGGATAATATTGAAGGTGATGCATTATCTCATTGCATGACTCTCTTTGATTTCCAATCTCATTGATTGTTTATTCCACAAATCAAGCATTGGCAATAACATGATCTTTTCTATTGTCCGATTATATaggtatttgaaaaaaaaaaaaatactttgttgGACCAAAACTATACTTGGAAACATGATTTACTGTTGtgcaagaataaaatatttattccaAAAACTTCGCAATTACGAGAACACTTTACTCTTTATATTTCATCATTCATATCTAGGGGGTGATGCATGCTCATTTGTCCCAACAATTCTTCTAGCCAGGTATGAGTAGAGATGTTTATCGCTATGTCCAATGCTGCATGATTTGTCAAGAGGCAAAGGATACAAACACCCACCCTAGAGGCTTATTATAGTCATTACCAGTACCGCAACGCATTTTGGAAGATATCTCCTTGTATTTTATCCTTGGTTTGCCACCATCTAAAGGTTATTAGattatctttattattgttaatcGCTTGTCCATGGACATTTCATTCCCTTGAAACAGGACTTCAATAACTGTTCAACTTTTGAAGCTTTTATTCTTCATATTGCTATACTTCATGGTATTCTGAAGATCATCATAAGTGATCGTGACAAGGTTTTTATCACCAAATTTTAGCAGCACCTATTTCATAGCATGGGGACTACTTTTGGCCATAACtattaggattatgccctcaaaTTCTAATGAGGATATGATGTGAACTcgtccgcaagtgcacggagtcgtcaggtaatacctctcgtgcgagcacgagagggtcgtattccctgggcccaaggatctacccttacttcctcttcgcgtattgtctagccgaaagattcgaaggggttctctaaactattaattaaaataaaagaactacaagtggagtctaaaatagggcaagggtataaaatcaagggaataaaatggtcacggatgcagattccctaggggctactaaagtgcaaaggatgctaagaatgtcatgcaattgaagggttggacctagagatttcctaaattagatcaacccgatggtcacgccaattgacccctaatttggtacaagtattgatacggaatttcttctgatcaaatcctcatacaattgcattaacaaagggggaaatctctaattagaacCGGAACGCAACTTGGTTTAGCCCTAatattggaggggtacaaaatacccgatgatcacggcgtattcgtacatgaatcccttccaaacttggtgtgtctagtacaaggacgATGGTCACACTACCAAGTATAACCTagaagttggtttacagagttctcatgtaagcaacacatcaaatgcacaaagaatgaatcacaaacacacaacaattgcaatagacataattaaatcatccaaatacacaagttcaccccaaggttcaccggcattcggtgaccttggggtctactcgtccatgcaaacaaatacaaacaataggtccatgaaaacaactacaaatagcattagaaaactccctcaaacaatggaagtgcgatgacaagccaagttaggtggaaagcttccacggacgccgcgattggggcggcttccctcatcgtctacaagctcccaaagaagagaccgatgaagatctagccaaaccaagcttctccctttgatcccccttctccaaaacgtgtgatcttgcctcctcaaaactggtggaagtcggctccaagaactccccaaaaAGCTTTTCCAAAAAACGTCTCCTTTTGCCCTAGAAATTTAGTCAAATATATATCCCGTTgagtccatacgggctccatgcgggcgcatggatgcccgtgaaaCTAACTGCCATTTTGCCCAGAAAAGGTGTCTGTGCTACAGTACCTAGCAAAACTCACTGCCATCATGTCGAATccgtccaatttgcatttttgagcttcgttcggctcatttaagatctgcaacaccaaaataaccaatttagacttaaacgggcatcgattcattaaaatatacacaaataatacaagattaatacgtataaaatatgtacatttaggcgtttatcaggatacttgtattaaggcataatattagtattATACATTCCTATTAGTAATGAtagtatttatttaatgttcatataaatattgtgatggcaattaattatttttgaatattataatccttgtgtattaagttaaatctACTACTCTTTCTAGGATaaggagagcactagaagggcTTAGTACtaatacacttaaatagttctcAAATTAAAGAATCTTTCAACTGGGTATTAAATAtttgtaaggatttgtatgacatttATTTTGCCTAAGAGTGCTGGATGAATACTATGGGATAAAGGAAacatatgtcataaatatatCGATGGAATTAGTGATTCTAACATGACtcacaacaatccaatcacgtGGGTTTTATTCTTTGACCGTCAATGATTGGTATTATTAGTTATGGTCATATAAGTAGACCTTAAActtgaggtatcatgatcacgaTGTGCTTTTGATGTCTAGTATGTTACTAAATTAGTGAGACTTGATTTACCCTTTGGTAAGGCCAACCTCAAAGTTTTGTTATGTCAAGCAAGTATCAGTTATGAGTAATcactaagaaaaaaatcattctcCCGGAAATAACGATTTAGTATCCTATGAGATCATAAGTAGGTGGGATTAGAAGACCTTAGCTAAGACAATCAAACTAATTGTGTGGGACACGAAAGGAAGTTTGGTAATCTTACtttactatagttatttgcatatgactTAGTTTAGTGACTTAGATGATTACTATAGCACTCACTCGATTAGGATGAAAGAacaaaaggtttatacacatatggtcattataatcggaaaggttcataatgatctacttaTTCGTGTTTAATTGGACTATGACTTGGGGCCATGGGGCTAGCTAcgtgtcacccacgtcctttggtatcctcccattgccaatcaaaACCAACCTAGAAAGCATGCTTAAACAAATTAAGAATCAGTCATGTTTTAAGTGTAGAGATAAAATTATCAATTCATACTTCCGATGaagtgaaattaaaaattggtttagggttttgtattaagttgaaattttgattaaagttCAATAGAGtcgaataattaatcaaaattataatgacttgaagacaaaaaagttattttagttactttaggactcatatttctattatatataataagatatgaTTATCATGTTTTgttaagtttttataaatatgatgcCTCTCTAACTctaaaatcaatcaaatctATTCTCTTATGAGATTAGTTCTCTaatctctttttcttcctttctaaCTCTAGCCGCTATTttggagaggaagaggaggtTGTTTCTGGATTCCAGAATATAATGTAGAGGCATGGGACCATTGTTCGATACTAGAAGATCAAGGATGATCTAAGAAACAAATTTAGTACATCAAAAACATAGATTTGGAATATCCAATggtattttcatatctttatttaattataattaattaaattatgctgTTCATCAAATCAACTAGTTAATATTGCAATTTTGTTTTGCTTCCGTATACCCCTGATTGTTCTGTACAATTGTGGGATGTTTCTAAACAATGACATCCTCCTATCATCTACAATCTGATGGCCAAACAGAAGCCTTATATAAATGCTTGGAAAAATATCTCTATTGTCCTAGACTAAGTTTTGGTACATCATTACCACCCATACAACTACAAGGTTTCTCCATTCAAGGTGGTATACGATTGTGATCCTACCCAGTTACTGACTTACTATTTCTAATGATTGTGATCCACCAGTAGTCTCTTCTTTACTAAAACAGAGGGACTAGGTATTGTAGACCCTTAATTATAACTTGGCTTACCTCATGCGTGTATAAAATGCTTCATAGATTCTAACTAATAGAGGTTTAATATGATATAGGCGACTAGGTATTTGTGAAGTTACATCCATATCGCTAGCACTTAATCACACTTGTGAGAAATCACAAATTTTGCTATGCGCTACTTTGGGCCTTTTAAAGTGATTCAAAAGATGGATACAATGGCTTACAAGCTCTTGCTGCCAGCTGAGGCAAAGATCCACCATGTCTTCCATacatctttgttaaaaaaatacaatggtgACCCTATTCAGTGTAAAGTGCCCTTACCCTTGCTTACAAACTAAACAAGCCCCTATCATTCAACTGGTCCATATGCAATGCAAGACCCTCAAATGACACTCTCATTGGATTCCACAAGTACTTTTGTAATGGTACTAATGCATGTGATTTGTTATACACTAATATGCAAGTATACTGTTCATCAAGTAATAATAATTGTGTGAGTAGGGTTGTCATATCTATAGGAAATCCACATGGACTGAAGATCACTAATACTAACTATATCCTTGTTATCTATCTAGGAATCAATTTTGAAGAAAAGTGATGTGCTAAATACTTAAAGTAAAATTGCAAGACTAGTTAAGATTCGAAGAAGTgattaacaaattaaaagaaataggTGTCCTAGAAGGATTTCACATGGGATTATTGAAAAGAAgtaattataatcaatataGATTAAACATAAGTGTTGTCGGACAGAGGGGATCAAGAATATATCGAGTGCTCTCTCAAGATGCCTCAATACCCAATCTTATACTACAGTAGAATTAAATATCTTCAAATTCTACTTTCATACGATTGTAATGAGATTTAGGAAACCCTTCTTTAAAGATCAATACTCTCGCTACAACAATCCTAATAGGAGGAATTCTCTTCATCTATGGGTGATCTTTATACAATGAATTTATCGATATCAATAGTGAAATCACGATGAAGAAGGCATTCTCTACATtaaataaacatgataaaaatattgataaatccAACTAATAAAGGAAAGCTATATTGGAAACAATATGAAAGTAAAATTATCCAACCATACATCAATCCTGAACACCCAAGGAAATTTAGCCTTCCACTGCGGCAATGTTtattacaaaataagaaaaacaatgtATTAGAACAAActccacaaaaaaaaacctttccAATATCTTCAATAATGGTGATCAATGTGAGCCGATGTCGCCACCATGTAACGTCACTTTACGACTCCcttcatctctttcttcttctcctatcTCACACTTAAACTTTAGCCGCCGTCTTGCCCTAGAGATAATCTTCCCAAATTCCAGCCCCCTCCCCCCACCcccctttctcttctttctctttttgaatcatccttttataacaaaaaaaaaggggtaAGTACACAGGCATCTACACGCCTTGTAAAACCTCTCGTGCCCATGAAGTTTTTGGAAAACTTGTTGCTTAGTCTTGGGGGTGGTTACACGGCCATGTACATGGGCACATATCTTGCTGGAAACTCTAATGTGCTCAAGATTGGGAGTTAAATGGGCATGTACATAGGCGTGTAATTTATCCGTGTATTTTTCTTGATGTTTCTCTACCTAGCTCTATTTCACTCCCAATTCTATGCTTTGGCTTAAATTACATTTATATTGGCATGAAActataaatgaaacaaaagaaataccaaatcatttttaaaaacactCTCGTAGGTaaatttaaatgtataaaataatattagaatTTATACAATACAACACTTATCAAGTACGGTCTTTTTTAACACTAGGAACTCATTGGAGGATCTTATTCCTTTTACTCAACATTATTCTTAATTGGAAATTGGGTACAAATATTGCATGCAGGGGGATAACCAAGAAATCCTTTCAACAATAAAGAAGATAGCTTTATAGCTATTTCAAtgatacctttttttttaagatattataATCAATCAACTAAAAAACTAATGAACAATCTTTTAATGAATTCCTTCTTGATTAATGACAATCAGTAGTTCATTCACCAATGCAACAACAGCTTGATAAGCCAGTGAAAGTAAAAGCTGAGAGTCTCCAAtccaaacaacaaataagaagaaagagcAGAAGCACCACAACAGCTGCATCCTTTACTTGATATCATTAATGCTCATTGTTGGACAGAGATCCAGCCATATCTCACCCCTTGGACTTGTCAACTTGGTTGAACTTGAGCCCTCACGCTATAAGGGAATCTTACATACTCCATAATAAGTtgaaaaaaggggaaaaaattacTTTCAACAAAGACCTcaaaaataaagtataaaaagATCTATCATGCAATAAATacaaaacaagttttttttatcaaattaatcaCTTAATATGGTTGTTGaattgtaaaatagaataattaaaCTCACTATCCATGTCTGGGAGTGAGGTATTTAGTTCGAGCATCTTAAATACACTTAggtaatgtttgtttttgaagtatttgaagttacattgtaacttcaaataccacatccaaaaatcttttgtttggtttgagggattttaAAATACTAAGATAAACCAAATACTCCAATGGATGTATTTGGACTTACGTCCAAATTGGGCTTAAGTCAAAATCCTGGGAGTTGAAAATCCTTAGGTGATGAATATATACAcgtatatacatatgcatacacatataatatatatatatatacatacatacatatatacatatataaaaatataaacatatacatatacacataggcatacatatatacatacatatgtatatatacagaaaatatatacatatacacatacacatatgcataatacacacatattatacttatacacatatatacatatatatttatatattttatatatacatacataggtatttttacatatgtatacatacatatatgtatgcatatatgcatatatatacacgcatatacatatatgtatatatatgtgtatatacacaaatatacatatactcatatacatctatgtatatatatgcatatacacacacatatacatatacatatatgcatatatacaaacacatacatatatgcatatacatgtatgtatgtatgtatatacatgtatacacacatatatatacttatacatacatatatatactcatatacatatatgcatatatacacatgtgtttttcaattcttaatttacaaatcctttcaaacaaacataaaatcttataatatagTAATTCTAgttacattcaaccaaacagaagatttgactgcactgtattttgaaaactaagtatttccagttacattgtaatTGGAATTTCACtccatttagaattacatccaataAAACACCTCCTAAATTTTTCTGGGGCCCCTAAGAGAGTTTTGTGTGAGAAATACCTCTCGATCTGCCCTCCATAATTGCATAGCAAGGGTTATCCGTAGGAGATCAGTCAACCTACCGTACTTGGTACGTTTCtgtacttgtttgttttttattttgtcgcTTATCaactttgtcaaaataaataaataaataaataaactcttaTACATGACATATAAGGCGCATATTAGCTGGaatttatttagtaaaaaaaaattagttttctaGTTAACAGGTGAAATTGGAGAAgttctttatttaaaattaccTTTTGAACCTTCTATTTTGAAATTCTAGTTTTCATTAACCTTTGGAGTTGTAATTTTACCAATTTAACCTTGTATTAACGATTTCGTTGCCATTTTGACGgttcttatttgaatttcattttttttttcaaatttattttcttttaattctctCAAAGTTATTTTTTGGTTCATTCGatcttatcatttttattaaatgttaattcattttttgtattttaattaattttttaaaaatttaaagtcaaATTAAGTTAGCCGGATTTTTTCTTTaagtttaataacaaaatttagttGATATACTAATAGTCTCTTGGTCTATTGGCACTAAATCTTTACTTAAAATGATCATTTTGGAGAGTATCAAAAATCAAACTCTAAAAATAACCCAAAATATGGGCAGAGGCTCTCATTGAGTTTGCAATTGGACATCAATATTATTAACTTTCCTTAAATCAATTGTTtacaattgcacatcaatattaTTAACTTTCCTTAAATCAATGACGGTTGACGTTATttgtcaaagaaaaaaagaagaaggtatttaacataaaaattgatgaatacttaaatcatataaaaaaatcggAAGTTCCTCACTAAATTggtaaaattaaaacttaaaagaaaaatccTAAGGCAAACTAGATGGTTAAGAGGAAAATAATTTCCCctgtaattaaaatataataataataataataaaataaataaataaataaagggttTTTAGTTGGCTCCAATTTCTcaggtaataatatatatatatatatatatatattcaaactcTCTCACCGCCCTCCTCTCGCAAACGAAGCTCTCGGCCTCACTCGTGATCCACCCCAATCTCTCTCTCACCCCCTCTTCTTCCACATCGTCCTcgctccctctctctctctctctctctctctctggatTCTCCATTCCTCTCCACTTCCGCCGGCTGCAATCTCCATCATCAACTCATCCACAAGCTAAGCTATCACCAAACTCTGGTGGATCATCTAAACCCTAGATTTCTTTGCAGTTCTAGTCATCTAATATGCTTAATTTGAGCAAGAAacaagaaatttatatatttagtatGATTTTCTTGAAGGTTTCAGTGTGTGCGCTCGAGCGCATTAGtgtatatattgtttttgtttgttaatttgtGTTCTGATTTGATATCTAACCCTGTTTTTCTTGAATCGTTCGTGATTCAGAGGGCAATCTTTAGTTTTCAATTTGtgattttctatttcttttcaaattttatcagCTGAAAATGTTCTGCTATTTATTTATGGTTTGATctcacaaaattatataaatacgtTTGCtccttaaattgtttttttctttgtgcaTGTTGCCATTCCATGCTTAATTATTACTGAAATGGCAATAATTTTGGTGGTTGAATGCTTCTGATTTCTTCTGGTACGCAatgctatatttaattatgttgaaTGTGAATGTCAGTTTATAAGTGTGAATTGTTGAAGGATTATGTTTCTCATAGTTTTAGGTTTTCCTTAATCTAATGCTTCTAGCCTTGTACTGGTATGGAATGATATTCAATTACATTTAGTGTAAACTTAGATAATCGTGGGTGTGAAATTTTTTAGTAGTTCATATATGTCGTATATAATTTTGTGTCTCCTTGGACTATTTGCCATGAGAGCTTGTGCTTGCCGTGGACCTGCCAAGTTCTTTTCTTACACCACTATCTGAACCCATTAGTTTCTCCTGCAATATACATTTTGACAAACACTCACCTCTGAGACAGACCCTGTCTTTTTTATGGAGGATATATGGAATGCCCATCTTAGCAAGTATCTCTAAATCATGCCTATGGAGCAGGATTCTTTTATCAGTTTGTGACCTTGCCATGCTAAGCTTGTTCTTTTCTGGTTTCAGATTTGATGCTCTAGTTTAAATACTGATTGATACCCATGTAAGCTCTAAAAAATTGCCAAATCTGTCCTTACAAGAACTTTTGGTTTCCTTGTGacaaattatttacaaaagtaTCACTAGAATTGATTACATTTGATATTTGCTTCACTGGTCCGCACAGACACTGATTCTCAAAAATTCCTCCTCAAACATCTGCTATTTCTCAAATGACCATTAATTATCATTGAAAATACGctgtttataattaataatggtCATTCCCTCTATCCTCTTATTTATAGGATTTGCTGAGAATCTTTACCTCTACTTTTAATGCTCTGGCTGGTCTTTTACTGGTAGAACATCATATAAAATATGACTCCTTCAGTTATATGAAATTGGAATTCAAGATGGGTCTGTCGATTATGATACTCTACTCTATCATTCTTCTCCATCGACTTCGGATTCTTTATTGAATGGAAGCTCATATTGAACCTTTCCCATTTTGATCCACCAATGACTGTATAAATTGTTATTCATcctcattttattttagattgtcTACTAATCTTTGCCTTTTTTTGTGTCATGACCAAGATTTGGTACATTTAAGAAACTGTATGCTTCTcaattttatacatttttatttggGTATTCTTGATAGTTTGAATTTGGAGAATAAAGATTTCGGTTCATGCATTTCATGGAGTAGTTGTCCTATCAATTTGTTTGGGCCTCCTGCAGTTTCCCATTCCTATTTCAGCAATAGGTTGTGCTAGAGTTGTGAGTTGTTTCCACACTCTTTGGTTCTACTCTTGCTCTTACATCAATTAGCTTGATTGCCTATACAATCTGCTTAATATATCTACTTGGAGTGTGGATATGAGAATTGAGTTAAACCTTAATCGCCAACTCAAAAAACTGCATGCTTAATAAAACCTATTAGTATGTGTTATCTTGGAAACAGCTTCATGATTTCCAGAGTATATCTTGAAAACATTAGCATTTTTTTGGGGAAATTCGGTTTTGGAAAGGAAATGTATCCTTTCTAGGTGAGGCTATGCACAGATTATATGAGATACTGTCTGCAAATAAGTTAACATTTTAAAGGAATATtggttaatttttatgtatCACTTAATCTTCTGCATTCCATACATGGATGCATAATTCTTGAATCTTTCGAAAGTCTTTCGTGCTTAAATTGCTCTGTCATCTGAAATCCATTATGTGGGAACTGACTCTGATTGTATACTTGATCTTTCAGCACCTTAAATGGCGGAATCATCAAAAGGAGCCCCTTCAACTACTGGTTTACAGAATAAAACTTCATCACTTGGTACTGTTGCACATAATACTAAAAGTCATAGCAGTTAATAACAGATTGTTAGGTGGTTCATTCTCATGTTGattgatataataattttaatgtaaCTGCTGAACCTTGCATGACCCAGATGTAGAAAAGGCTGTCAAATATTGACTTAATTCTGAAAACAATCATACAGTCAGGGAAAATGCACGGTTAACATGATATTCATTCCGGTCACTCTCATTTTGGGCTAATTCTTTCAAGCAATGTCTTTGATGTCCAATTAATTTAGGTTCTTCCTTTGGTTCAATTACCTTTGCAATGGGCCATGCAATATTGAcctaaattttttgtttgaaatagaTGATGAGTTTGGAGAGGATTTTCTTACATCCTGGAAATCATTAAAAGGCAAGAACtcaattgattttgatgtagAAATGATTCCAGGAAATGGAAAGAAGTGCTTCAACTTTGACAAACTGTAAGCACACTGAGTATCGTGCTACGAcggttctttcttttcctttttaccTACAAAATCTATTCATCAAACTTCGTATTATTGACCAGTAGAGTCCATCAAGATCATTGACTACCATGGATCTAAATTCTCAACTTTTCTTCAGTGATGCTCTTGAGCTTGGTGGAGGCTTGGACACAATTCCATCCTTCAAAATGGATATGTCTGATTTAGACTTTTCTAGTCTATGCAAGAAGGATGATAAGACAAAGAATCCTTCCAAAGATTCAGTAAACAAGGAAATGAAACAAGACAAATTCTCATTCACATTTGATTTCAATGAGTGCGTGAATtctattttaaaagtttatctAATTATCCACTCATGCATATATTTGCTAATGCTTTTGTAAGATTTATGGGTCATTTGATTTCCAGGCTGGAATCATTTAACCTGGACTCAAATTTGCTCAAAGGGGAAAAGAATCCCAGGAAATGTACTGACAGTGGTGATTGTTCCTCAAAACATGATGGGGCTCAAGATTCCAGAAGCAACTCGGCCCAAAGTCTTGAGGcatttgaaaataaagaaaccaAGAAATCATTGACAGCAAAAAATTTGGCAACATCACCAGCTGAACCTGTCATAAAGGATGACATAATGAATGGTTCTGGTCCTTCAACTTCTTCAGATCCTGGACATCAGAATATGCCTCATGAAGTAATGGCATCTTCAGAGAAGCAAGCAACTATTGCAGAAGGAAGCATTGGGTCATACCAAGATCTACATCTATTAGATGGGAAATATTCTGCAAAATATCATGCTGACAAATCTGCTCAAAACATTTCTCTCCAATCTCTGTCTGGTGATACTTCAGAAAATAAGACTTTTCCTGAATCTGGAATAGGGTCAATCCCTTTGGATTGCTTAATCACTAGAAGAGCAAGCAAACAAGATATTAGTATTGGATCAATAGATTCCTCACATTCTGGAAGCTCCAGTCCTGCAAATTCATATAACTCTCGAGGCTTGCTTAAACCAATAATAACAAAGTCAAGTGCTAGTGTAGGCATCGAGAATCAACAGGGGAATCAGGATGAACCTTGTGGGGGTTCTATCCTTGGAGAATCAAACAAGAGGCGTAAAGATAAAGATGTTTCTGAAATGGGTTCTGTGCTGAAGAGCCCTCATGAAAATAAACATGCTGGAGGAAAACAGAATACGAGTTCAAACTTTCTTCCGTCATCCTTAAATACGTAAGCTTAATATGATTATGCAATTTACCTTTATTTAGATGTCTCATAATGTTTACCCCTATAAATGTGGTGAATATTTGGTTTTTTGACAAACAATGAGAAATTTGGTGGCCGATGGTTCAGAACTTCATATCATCTGACACTAAAGTATTGACAAGGTTGAGTAATGGTCATGAAATGCCTAGTGTCTAGCTGCAATGCATGTTCAAGTGTACTTTTCATAAATCGAGTTATCGCAATCAATCAAATGGAAGGAGTTTACATTTTAGTTAATTACTGTAAGCGTTGACACATCAAGTAACATCTGGAATCTAAGATATATGctttaaaataatgaaaagcaACTACATGAAGCATTTCCAGTTCATTTATCTGTGCGCATGTAAACGAAGAATCTTTCAAATTTAGGTTCCCTTTATGATttccatttttcttctcttatatGCATGTATTGTTTGTTCTTTTCAGCTTAATCAGTAACAAGTTACTGAAAGCAAAATCAACTGTTGCCCCACAGTTTAGCACTCTGAACGAGTCTGCGAAGAATGTATCTCAACCAACATCAGTTGGCATTTCCAAGCAACTCTATTCCTTGGCTAAcaagaaattggaaaaaaaaattttgtgcaCCCTTAATGGGAAAAGGTGATTATCATTTGTGTTTGCTTATTGTTACACTTCTTAATGCATTATAAAAATGAGGTGCTTCCTAGTTTTATATATTCATGCTTTTATTTCATGCATCATATGAATTTCTATGCTTAAATTTCATAGAGAATCAATACAAAATCATTAACAAACTGGAAATCAAGCATGTGTCATATTGAAGTCATTCGACAAGACTGTGCCACAAGACGTATTGATGATTAACGGAGGGAGATAGAAAATTGAAGTCTGTGATACTTTAGATTCTTGGTATGAAAACTGTTTTGGTCCATGGTCAGCTTATTATTATCTAATGTCCACCTGTTACAAGCTTAGTGGTCATCAGATTGAATCAAGTGGCTGGAATCTGAATTCCTTAATTTTGTATAGGATTTAACTAAAATGATTGACCTTTTGCATGATGTAACACTAACTTATAGACATGCTGACACGagataaaaaaagtttattgcCATAATGGCCTCACAATTTTGATGACTTCCATATATGCTGTAATGTAATTCAATGCTGCTAAAGTTAGCTAACGGTTATTGAAGGAAATTTT
This genomic window from Dioscorea cayenensis subsp. rotundata cultivar TDr96_F1 chromosome 20, TDr96_F1_v2_PseudoChromosome.rev07_lg8_w22 25.fasta, whole genome shotgun sequence contains:
- the LOC120251768 gene encoding uncharacterized protein At4g18490 yields the protein MAESSKGAPSTTGLQNKTSSLDDEFGEDFLTSWKSLKGKNSIDFDVEMIPGNGKKCFNFDKLDALELGGGLDTIPSFKMDMSDLDFSSLCKKDDKTKNPSKDSVNKEMKQDKFSFTFDFNELESFNLDSNLLKGEKNPRKCTDSGDCSSKHDGAQDSRSNSAQSLEAFENKETKKSLTAKNLATSPAEPVIKDDIMNGSGPSTSSDPGHQNMPHEVMASSEKQATIAEGSIGSYQDLHLLDGKYSAKYHADKSAQNISLQSLSGDTSENKTFPESGIGSIPLDCLITRRASKQDISIGSIDSSHSGSSSPANSYNSRGLLKPIITKSSASVGIENQQGNQDEPCGGSILGESNKRRKDKDVSEMGSVLKSPHENKHAGGKQNTSSNFLPSSLNTLISNKLLKAKSTVAPQFSTLNESAKNVSQPTSVGISKQLYSLANKKLEKKILCTLNGKSVQCHPPNMPSEISPSSNNMDKNHSSSFMPIKSPMTSSNEVRDICPKDEKRLTKLNITSANSTLQTETKSDKFYEENLQRLFGTESKVVSTVITRRSALLSPPLKRKALEELKEDTRISNQLKRFKGSTAERKKSLEVSAQSDEKLVPLTESPVGPHKEIVNGGQNLSNNFEVPILIEDDGNVEKAEACAKELDDICAMLKKKHEEAKEILVRAVVNNNTLLMLNHPMFDEKIHELQKFAASLQSKEF